The following coding sequences lie in one Brevibacterium marinum genomic window:
- a CDS encoding ABC transporter permease: MSDSNPTRSTPSSSDATRAEANAPIDGAKLVRERRLSNAKRNWSLFRSDIPAMVGAILLVFFILIAVFAPLIAPASMLDVTKQLDAPRYAPPSLAHPLGTDDLGRELWIRILWGARVSILVGVAATVMSMVIGTVMGLAAGHFKGLFGAVVMRIIDFFIVLPSLLLAIVLSSVLERGVFTIVIAIGLTSWATTARIVRSQALSVESRLYIERARILGAGHRHILFKHMLPAVMPLVLANTTLTVGSAIIAESTLSFLGLGDTSKESWGTILKNSMDISAATSGYWWYVLTPGIAILLVVLAFTMVGRAFEAIINPALRSR, encoded by the coding sequence ATGAGCGATTCGAACCCGACTCGGTCCACGCCGTCATCGTCAGACGCCACCCGCGCCGAGGCGAACGCACCCATCGACGGCGCGAAGCTCGTCCGCGAACGCAGGCTGAGCAATGCCAAGAGGAATTGGTCCCTGTTCCGCTCCGACATCCCCGCGATGGTCGGCGCGATCCTGCTCGTCTTCTTCATCCTCATCGCGGTCTTCGCCCCGCTAATCGCACCCGCTTCGATGCTCGACGTGACGAAACAGCTCGACGCGCCGCGCTACGCACCGCCGAGCCTCGCCCACCCGTTGGGCACCGACGACCTCGGCCGTGAACTCTGGATCCGGATCCTCTGGGGTGCGCGAGTATCGATCCTCGTCGGGGTCGCGGCGACGGTCATGTCGATGGTCATCGGCACCGTCATGGGACTGGCGGCCGGACACTTCAAAGGGCTGTTCGGTGCAGTCGTGATGCGCATCATCGACTTCTTCATCGTCCTGCCCTCCCTGCTGCTCGCGATCGTCCTCTCCTCCGTCCTCGAACGCGGCGTCTTCACGATCGTCATCGCCATCGGCCTCACCTCCTGGGCGACGACGGCGCGCATCGTGCGGTCTCAGGCTCTGAGCGTCGAATCCCGGCTCTACATCGAAAGGGCGCGCATCCTCGGCGCCGGACATCGGCATATCCTGTTCAAGCACATGCTGCCCGCCGTGATGCCGCTGGTGCTGGCCAACACGACCCTGACCGTCGGCAGCGCGATCATCGCCGAATCCACCCTGTCCTTCCTGGGGTTGGGGGATACGAGCAAGGAGTCCTGGGGAACGATCCTCAAGAACTCGATGGACATCTCCGCCGCGACCTCCGGCTACTGGTGGTACGTTCTCACACCCGGCATCGCGATCCTGCTCGTGGTGCTCGCCTTCACGATGGTCGGCCGCGCGTTCGAAGCCATCATCAACCCAGCCCTGAGGAGCCGCTGA
- a CDS encoding ATP-binding cassette domain-containing protein codes for MTDLSFDKVSITYRSSSTRGDVVAVSDISLELPAGATLGIAGESGSGKSTLIMSALRLLPKSALVEGEVRLGGKDIKELSFGQIRAVRWAQASIVFQGALHSLNPVREVGRQIIEALEHHAKDTWTTPATRRDRMFELLEEVDLDPGKAVSYPHELSGGQKQRIMIAMALACEPDIIIADEPTTALDVIVQKQILSGLARLVAERGISLLMISHDLAVLSAVCANLAIMRHGKLVEYGPSDQVCLDPTEDYTKQLAGAFPQIGDAESRMNPRTLKPAEVRRAQPYEMTDEVVIEAKNLSVSFDTRQGRERAVRDVDLALHEAEILAVVGQSGSGKTTLARSLLGLQAVDPGSQVEFAGKALPTKAKALRTFRRQVQMILQDPSGSLNPKRSVYEAVVEGLRVQKITDDEYARVIGALEAAELTPHDYLESIPQELSGGQRQRVVIAGALALNPRVLIADEPVASLDASVRGEILSLFLALKKNLGMSALIITHDLGLAWNIADTVAVMKKGEIVEYGDVDTVLADPQHAYTQELLAAVPRLGSQSLVTNG; via the coding sequence ATGACCGACCTGAGCTTCGACAAGGTCTCGATCACCTACCGATCCTCCTCGACTCGAGGAGATGTCGTCGCAGTCAGCGACATCAGTCTCGAACTGCCCGCCGGAGCCACGCTGGGCATCGCCGGAGAATCGGGTTCGGGCAAGTCCACACTGATCATGTCGGCATTGCGCCTGCTGCCGAAGTCCGCTCTCGTCGAGGGGGAGGTCCGCCTCGGCGGGAAGGACATCAAGGAGCTGAGCTTCGGTCAGATCCGTGCGGTGCGGTGGGCTCAGGCCTCGATCGTCTTCCAGGGTGCCCTGCACTCGCTCAATCCCGTCCGCGAAGTCGGCCGGCAGATCATCGAGGCCCTCGAACACCATGCGAAGGACACTTGGACGACACCGGCCACACGACGCGACCGGATGTTCGAACTGCTCGAGGAGGTCGACCTCGACCCCGGCAAGGCTGTGTCGTATCCGCATGAGCTCTCCGGTGGGCAGAAGCAGCGGATCATGATCGCCATGGCCCTGGCCTGCGAACCGGACATCATCATCGCCGACGAGCCGACCACCGCCCTCGACGTCATCGTGCAGAAGCAGATCCTGTCCGGCCTCGCACGCCTCGTCGCCGAACGCGGCATCTCCCTGCTCATGATCAGCCACGACCTCGCGGTGCTTTCAGCCGTATGCGCGAACCTCGCGATCATGCGCCACGGCAAGCTCGTCGAATACGGTCCCAGCGACCAGGTCTGTTTGGACCCGACCGAGGACTACACGAAGCAGCTGGCAGGGGCGTTCCCGCAGATCGGGGACGCTGAGTCACGAATGAATCCGCGGACCCTCAAGCCCGCCGAGGTGCGCCGGGCGCAGCCGTATGAGATGACCGACGAGGTGGTCATCGAAGCCAAGAACCTCAGTGTCTCCTTCGACACCCGGCAGGGGAGGGAGCGGGCCGTCCGCGATGTCGACCTGGCACTGCACGAAGCGGAGATCCTCGCAGTCGTCGGCCAGTCCGGATCGGGAAAGACGACCCTGGCCAGGTCTCTGCTCGGCCTGCAGGCGGTGGATCCGGGCTCCCAGGTGGAATTCGCAGGCAAGGCGCTGCCGACGAAGGCGAAGGCCCTGCGGACATTCCGTCGACAGGTGCAGATGATCCTCCAGGACCCCTCGGGCTCGCTCAACCCGAAGCGCAGCGTCTACGAGGCGGTCGTCGAAGGGCTGCGCGTGCAGAAGATCACCGATGACGAATACGCGCGGGTCATCGGAGCCCTCGAAGCCGCCGAGCTGACACCGCACGACTACCTCGAGTCGATTCCCCAGGAGCTCTCCGGCGGTCAGCGACAGAGAGTCGTGATCGCGGGCGCCCTGGCCCTCAACCCACGGGTCCTCATCGCCGATGAGCCGGTCGCCTCCCTCGACGCCTCGGTGCGCGGAGAGATCCTGTCCCTGTTCCTCGCTCTGAAGAAGAACCTGGGCATGAGCGCGCTCATCATCACCCACGACCTCGGTCTGGCCTGGAACATCGCCGATACTGTGGCCGTGATGAAGAAGGGTGAGATCGTCGAGTACGGTGACGTCGACACAGTGCTGGCCGACCCGCAGCATGCATACACGCAGGAACTCCTCGCAGCAGTTCCCCGACTGGGAAGTCAGAGTCTGGTCACGAATGGATAG
- a CDS encoding S66 peptidase family protein, with amino-acid sequence MDSPTSYGSGAANTFAGVTPYLDTAPLQAGDTVRLIAPSEPTDEKSLQRAIAQLESWRLRVVVGDNVRARHPHVNYLAGTDEQRRHDLVDAWCDPDTSAVIALRGGFGAMRLLDGIDFALMRRHALRADGRPKLLTGSSDITALHQAWHHHLSVATLFCPMVGNDPFKNSTVVPAEVATWLFEPWGGRELGFPADTAHCTGSSAAAGRLRWSKWSEDSPGDQSKTSTQAGAITQDGATTRAGATGHAGASAAASGPLSRARTLVPGTAKGRLGGGNLSLVAAAIGSPELAGVREDRERYGPSILMLEDVDEELYRLDNLLVQLVRGGWFASADAVVLGSWQDCAQVDEVEELFMDYLGEAGIPVVSEMGFGHDPDAPSTPLGVDVTLEAPANGRPRMWVE; translated from the coding sequence ATGGATAGCCCCACCTCATATGGCTCGGGCGCTGCGAACACGTTCGCAGGCGTCACCCCGTACCTCGACACCGCACCGCTGCAGGCCGGGGACACAGTCCGCCTCATCGCGCCCTCGGAGCCCACCGACGAGAAGTCTCTCCAGCGGGCGATCGCACAGCTCGAATCCTGGCGGCTGCGGGTCGTCGTCGGTGACAACGTTCGCGCTCGCCACCCGCACGTGAACTACCTGGCGGGCACCGACGAGCAGCGCAGGCACGACCTCGTCGACGCCTGGTGCGATCCGGACACCTCGGCGGTCATCGCTCTGCGTGGCGGATTCGGGGCGATGCGTCTGCTCGACGGAATCGACTTCGCTCTCATGCGCAGGCATGCGCTGCGAGCCGACGGACGGCCCAAACTGCTCACCGGCTCCTCGGACATCACGGCGCTGCACCAAGCTTGGCATCACCACCTGTCGGTGGCGACTCTGTTCTGCCCCATGGTCGGCAATGATCCGTTCAAGAACTCCACGGTCGTCCCCGCCGAGGTGGCCACCTGGCTGTTCGAACCCTGGGGAGGCCGCGAACTCGGGTTCCCCGCCGACACTGCGCATTGCACAGGCTCCAGCGCCGCGGCAGGCAGGCTTAGGTGGTCGAAATGGTCCGAAGATTCGCCGGGAGACCAGTCCAAAACGTCCACTCAAGCGGGGGCGATCACGCAAGATGGGGCGACCACTCGAGCGGGGGCGACGGGGCACGCGGGTGCGTCGGCGGCAGCGTCTGGTCCGCTCAGCCGGGCGCGGACCTTGGTACCGGGGACGGCGAAGGGCCGCCTCGGCGGGGGCAACCTCAGCTTGGTCGCGGCAGCGATCGGAAGCCCGGAGTTGGCCGGAGTGCGGGAGGACCGTGAGCGATACGGACCTTCGATCCTCATGCTCGAGGACGTTGACGAGGAGCTCTACCGCCTCGACAATCTGCTCGTCCAGCTGGTGCGTGGTGGGTGGTTCGCCTCGGCGGACGCGGTGGTGCTGGGATCCTGGCAGGACTGCGCCCAGGTCGACGAGGTCGAGGAGCTGTTCATGGACTACCTGGGTGAGGCAGGCATTCCCGTTGTGTCCGAGATGGGCTTCGGGCACGACCCGGACGCGCCGAGCACCCCGCTGGGAGTCGACGTCACGCTCGAGGCTCCTGCCAACGGACGACCTCGGATGTGGGTGGAATGA
- a CDS encoding serine hydrolase: MGEVDFDRLPGVRFSALAYDVDSGERVFAHNEDDELDTASMGKVFLLHTALQMHVNGNLNLQERLFRRPSERVDESGIWYLMEQDDLSVYDVAVLVGAFSDNFATNVLIRRVGLDSVARQVEDLGYRNSGLHDFLRWPRPAKAPRTLSTGTAAEFSDFMARHAKDEFWDESTNEIFRRWLGAGADTSMVASAFDLDPLAHYNYQRDVWVWNKTGTNGTIRADAGIAMTPTRRVAYAVFANWEPGTDRVVEVMPIMREAGEVIHRFL; encoded by the coding sequence ATGGGTGAAGTGGATTTCGACCGACTGCCGGGTGTGCGCTTCAGCGCCCTGGCCTACGACGTCGACAGCGGCGAACGCGTGTTCGCCCACAATGAAGACGATGAACTCGACACCGCCAGCATGGGCAAGGTGTTCCTGCTGCACACTGCCCTGCAGATGCACGTCAACGGAAACCTCAACCTGCAGGAGCGTCTGTTCCGCAGACCCTCGGAGCGTGTCGACGAGTCCGGCATCTGGTACCTCATGGAGCAGGACGATCTGAGCGTCTACGACGTGGCCGTACTCGTCGGGGCGTTCAGTGACAACTTCGCGACCAATGTGCTCATCCGCCGCGTCGGCCTCGACAGCGTCGCCCGCCAAGTCGAGGATCTGGGGTACAGGAATTCCGGGCTCCACGACTTCCTCCGCTGGCCCCGACCGGCCAAGGCACCGCGCACCCTGTCGACGGGCACCGCCGCGGAGTTCAGCGACTTCATGGCCCGGCACGCGAAGGACGAGTTCTGGGACGAGTCGACGAACGAGATCTTCCGCCGCTGGTTGGGAGCCGGAGCGGACACCTCGATGGTCGCCTCGGCGTTCGACCTCGACCCGCTGGCCCACTACAACTACCAGCGCGATGTGTGGGTCTGGAACAAGACGGGAACGAACGGGACCATCCGGGCCGACGCCGGAATCGCGATGACGCCGACACGACGAGTCGCCTACGCCGTGTTCGCGAACTGGGAGCCGGGCACGGACCGTGTCGTCGAGGTCATGCCGATCATGCGCGAAGCAGGGGAGGTGATCCACCGATTCCTCTGA
- a CDS encoding DUF3870 domain-containing protein: MTSSIYLTGEAKAPSNNPIMSQYGLFFIAFEIEADTHRILDVDCSATLALTRKFIRNLFTGADIMDTGRLTEAITARYHGSSQKALIAAVNNAAKKYQELSISG, translated from the coding sequence ATGACCTCTTCGATCTACCTCACCGGCGAAGCGAAGGCACCGTCGAACAATCCGATCATGTCGCAGTACGGGCTGTTCTTCATCGCCTTCGAGATCGAGGCGGACACACATCGAATCCTCGATGTCGACTGCTCGGCGACGTTGGCCCTGACAAGGAAGTTCATCAGGAACCTGTTCACCGGCGCGGACATCATGGACACCGGTCGGCTCACGGAGGCGATCACGGCCAGATACCACGGGTCCTCACAGAAGGCACTCATCGCCGCGGTCAACAACGCGGCGAAGAAGTACCAAGAGCTCTCCATCTCCGGCTGA
- a CDS encoding DUF819 family protein, which produces MITNGFLFISLLLAISAVLVVAGRSGKFKVFKYVPGFVFLYIVAALLNTVGLFDHDAVDGVGDGLQDALLPAMILLLLFKCDVRQIIRLGPKLLLTFVVTAASIVIGFLVAYLIVHSALAPEAWKGLGALNASWTGGSANMVAVQDIVEAPEDIFGYVLIVDTVLYSFWLLLVFSSVAISDKFNRWTRADASKFDFADRVTDEEEQPMTLSSIIGLLGFALLVSALATQVGELLPEVGAVINASAWTILIVSILGLIIGSTRWGRAAGSSELATIMLYLIIGVIASGSDFTSLAEAPLYLVTGVIVLLVHIVIMLVYAKLTKTELFSIAVASTANIGGIASAPVVAGAFNRQLVPVGVLFALIGTFSGTFLGLWAAQLMSGIG; this is translated from the coding sequence GTGATCACGAACGGTTTTCTTTTCATCAGCCTGCTGCTGGCGATTTCGGCGGTTCTCGTCGTCGCCGGACGCAGCGGGAAATTCAAGGTCTTCAAGTATGTACCCGGGTTCGTCTTCCTCTACATCGTGGCGGCCCTGCTCAACACCGTGGGTCTGTTCGACCATGACGCGGTCGACGGAGTCGGCGATGGGCTGCAGGACGCCCTGCTGCCGGCGATGATCCTGCTTCTGCTGTTCAAATGTGATGTGCGCCAGATCATCCGCCTCGGACCGAAGCTGCTGCTGACCTTCGTGGTGACGGCGGCGAGCATCGTGATCGGCTTCCTCGTGGCCTATCTGATCGTGCATTCGGCCCTGGCCCCCGAAGCCTGGAAGGGGCTCGGAGCGCTCAACGCCTCCTGGACCGGCGGCTCGGCGAACATGGTCGCGGTCCAGGACATCGTCGAGGCTCCCGAGGACATCTTCGGCTATGTGCTCATCGTCGACACTGTGCTCTATTCGTTCTGGCTGCTCCTCGTCTTCTCCTCGGTGGCGATCTCCGACAAGTTCAACCGGTGGACCAGGGCCGATGCCTCGAAGTTCGACTTCGCCGACCGGGTCACGGATGAGGAGGAGCAGCCGATGACGCTGTCCTCGATCATCGGTCTGCTGGGCTTCGCCCTGCTCGTCTCTGCTCTGGCCACCCAGGTGGGTGAGCTTCTGCCGGAGGTGGGGGCAGTCATCAACGCCTCGGCGTGGACGATCCTCATCGTGAGCATCCTCGGTCTCATCATCGGCTCGACGAGGTGGGGGAGGGCCGCGGGATCGAGCGAACTCGCGACCATCATGCTCTATCTCATCATCGGCGTCATCGCCTCCGGGTCGGACTTCACCTCCCTGGCCGAGGCTCCGCTCTACCTGGTCACCGGTGTGATCGTGCTCCTCGTCCACATCGTCATCATGCTCGTCTATGCAAAGCTGACGAAGACCGAACTGTTCAGCATCGCCGTGGCCAGCACCGCGAACATCGGTGGGATCGCCTCGGCGCCGGTGGTCGCTGGAGCCTTCAACCGGCAGCTGGTTCCGGTGGGAGTGCTCTTCGCGCTCATCGGAACCTTCTCAGGAACCTTCCTGGGGCTGTGGGCGGCGCAGCTGATGTCGGGGATCGGATGA
- a CDS encoding dipeptidase, producing the protein MTYDVFDGHNDLAWYLREERDYSVAGLNDPSISPFTTMDQLREGGVAAQYWSVYVHSSITGTEAIKATWEQIDAVQRVITTYPERLRYARTAAEVVAAREAGKVASLMGVEGGQQIDESLAVLRSYARAGARYMTLTWSTTHSWADSATDEPQHGGLSDFGREVVAEMNRIGMIVDLSHVAPSVMHQSLDISSLPVIFSHSCAFGLNPHPRNIPDDVLDRVPGNGGVAMMTFVPSFVSNARREWVDAGEHGTAPKVSMTDVADHCDYVRERIGIDHIGLGGDICGVDELPTGLGDAGQYPALFEELAARGWSDEDLRKLGFDNAMRVLEAHEDAYTRFLGTSAGTADTAASSSTAGTATSAGASA; encoded by the coding sequence ATGACCTACGACGTCTTCGACGGACACAACGACCTCGCCTGGTACCTGCGGGAGGAACGTGACTACAGCGTTGCCGGGCTCAACGACCCCAGCATCTCGCCGTTCACGACCATGGATCAGCTGCGCGAGGGCGGCGTCGCGGCCCAGTACTGGTCGGTCTACGTCCATTCCTCGATCACCGGCACCGAGGCGATCAAGGCCACCTGGGAGCAGATCGACGCCGTGCAGCGCGTCATCACGACCTACCCGGAACGGCTCCGATACGCCCGTACCGCCGCAGAAGTGGTCGCAGCCCGGGAAGCCGGAAAGGTGGCCTCGCTCATGGGAGTCGAAGGCGGGCAGCAGATCGACGAATCACTGGCCGTGCTTCGCTCCTATGCTCGAGCCGGAGCGAGATACATGACCCTGACCTGGTCGACGACGCACTCCTGGGCGGACTCGGCGACGGACGAACCGCAGCACGGCGGGCTCAGCGATTTCGGACGCGAGGTCGTGGCCGAGATGAACCGGATCGGCATGATCGTCGACCTCTCCCACGTCGCGCCGAGCGTCATGCACCAGTCCCTGGACATCTCGAGCCTGCCCGTGATCTTCAGCCACTCCTGCGCCTTCGGACTCAACCCGCATCCGCGCAACATCCCCGATGACGTCCTCGACCGGGTGCCCGGCAATGGGGGAGTGGCGATGATGACCTTCGTGCCCTCCTTCGTCTCGAACGCTCGCCGCGAATGGGTCGACGCCGGGGAGCACGGCACCGCCCCCAAGGTGAGCATGACCGATGTCGCCGACCACTGCGATTACGTACGCGAGAGGATCGGAATCGACCACATCGGCCTCGGCGGGGACATCTGCGGTGTCGATGAGCTGCCGACCGGCCTCGGCGACGCCGGTCAGTACCCTGCGCTGTTCGAGGAGTTGGCCGCCCGCGGCTGGTCGGATGAGGATCTGCGCAAGCTCGGATTCGACAATGCGATGCGGGTGCTCGAAGCGCACGAGGATGCGTACACGCGATTCCTGGGGACCTCGGCGGGAACGGCGGACACGGCTGCGTCGTCGAGTACGGCGGGGACAGCCACCTCGGCGGGGGCATCGGCATGA
- a CDS encoding type 1 glutamine amidotransferase produces MTRLLVIVNHIESQPGLLTQWMIGENIEFDLRIGGVSRLPEPSALSAYDGLIMLGGGYMPDETDRAPWLEAEAALSRQALESDLPQFGICLGGQLIAHVNGGDVRARTGAPEKGHTWIDMTQAAAQDPVFSAIGDTAAFVESHVDRIVELPPEATLLATSTACRFQAFRIGNAWGTQFHPESTGHNIRNWDAEKLRELGFNKETLLERAAEHGEDSQRDAKALLTAFFDVVRNRRA; encoded by the coding sequence ATGACCAGGCTGCTCGTCATCGTCAATCACATCGAATCCCAGCCAGGACTACTCACACAGTGGATGATCGGCGAGAACATCGAGTTCGATCTGCGCATCGGCGGAGTGTCCCGACTTCCCGAGCCGAGTGCACTGAGCGCCTACGACGGGCTGATCATGCTCGGCGGCGGGTACATGCCCGACGAGACCGACAGGGCACCCTGGCTCGAAGCGGAAGCGGCCCTGTCGCGGCAGGCGCTGGAGTCCGACCTGCCCCAGTTCGGGATCTGCTTGGGCGGGCAGCTCATCGCCCACGTCAACGGCGGTGACGTGCGGGCGCGGACGGGTGCGCCGGAGAAGGGACACACCTGGATCGACATGACCCAGGCGGCAGCGCAGGATCCGGTGTTCTCGGCCATCGGCGACACTGCCGCCTTCGTCGAGAGCCACGTCGACCGGATCGTCGAGCTTCCGCCGGAGGCGACCCTGCTGGCGACGAGCACGGCCTGCCGGTTTCAGGCGTTCCGAATCGGCAATGCGTGGGGGACGCAGTTCCACCCCGAGTCGACGGGACACAACATTCGCAACTGGGACGCGGAAAAACTGCGAGAATTGGGTTTTAATAAGGAGACCCTGTTGGAACGGGCCGCCGAGCACGGTGAGGACAGTCAGCGGGACGCGAAAGCACTGCTGACCGCCTTCTTCGACGTGGTCCGGAACAGACGCGCGTGA
- a CDS encoding amino acid permease produces the protein MSHSDSTTEASAGAGQPETLKRVMGPKLLLLFIVGDILGTGVYALTGEVAGQVGGAGWAPVILAFAVALVTAFSYMELVTKYPNAAGAALYTHKAFGVHFVTFLVAFAVLSSGITSASTASNVFAANMVAGFGWDLSGTGIMWIALGFLAVVAAINLRGVGESVWFNVVLTLIELSGLLLVIVVGCFALGAGSADFSRVMIFETADDKGVFLAITGATSLAFFSMVGFEDSVNMVEETKDPKVFPKIMLTGLSITGVIYVLVSLVAVAAVPIGKLSESETPLLEVVRAGAPGVPIDLIFPFMTMFAVANSALINMLMASRLLYGMSKQNVLPPVFGKVLKGRRSPWVSIVFTTLIAFVLIIAVTTLLPDTVTASLGGTTSLLLLAVFAVVNVAVLVLRKKPVEHEHFKAPTYLPWIGLFTCAFLVGPWARLDELIQYQIAVALIGIGVVLWVITWFWNRSVKGASTKFRNPEELS, from the coding sequence GTGAGTCACAGCGACAGCACCACTGAGGCGAGTGCGGGGGCAGGGCAGCCGGAGACCCTCAAACGGGTCATGGGGCCGAAACTCCTGCTTCTCTTCATCGTCGGCGACATCCTGGGCACGGGTGTCTACGCACTGACGGGCGAGGTCGCCGGGCAGGTCGGCGGTGCCGGCTGGGCGCCGGTCATCCTGGCCTTCGCCGTTGCGCTGGTGACGGCGTTCTCCTACATGGAACTCGTTACGAAGTATCCGAACGCGGCAGGTGCCGCGCTGTATACGCACAAGGCCTTCGGGGTCCACTTCGTGACCTTCCTCGTCGCCTTCGCCGTTCTCAGCTCGGGAATCACCTCGGCGTCGACGGCGTCGAATGTCTTCGCGGCCAATATGGTCGCCGGCTTCGGGTGGGACCTGTCCGGCACAGGGATCATGTGGATCGCGCTGGGCTTCCTCGCGGTCGTCGCGGCCATCAACCTGCGCGGCGTCGGTGAGAGCGTGTGGTTCAACGTCGTGCTCACGCTGATCGAGCTGAGCGGCCTGCTGCTCGTCATCGTGGTCGGCTGCTTCGCACTGGGCGCGGGCAGCGCCGACTTCTCGCGGGTGATGATCTTCGAGACGGCAGACGACAAGGGAGTGTTCCTAGCGATCACGGGTGCAACATCGCTGGCGTTCTTCTCGATGGTCGGCTTCGAGGACTCGGTGAACATGGTCGAGGAGACGAAGGATCCGAAAGTCTTCCCGAAGATCATGCTCACCGGCTTGTCGATCACCGGAGTGATCTATGTGCTCGTCTCCCTCGTCGCTGTGGCGGCCGTGCCGATCGGCAAACTCTCCGAGAGTGAAACGCCGTTGCTGGAGGTCGTCAGGGCCGGAGCCCCGGGGGTCCCGATCGATCTGATCTTCCCGTTCATGACGATGTTCGCCGTCGCGAACTCCGCGCTCATCAACATGCTCATGGCCAGCCGTCTGCTGTACGGAATGTCCAAGCAGAATGTGCTGCCGCCCGTCTTCGGGAAGGTCCTCAAGGGCCGTCGTTCGCCGTGGGTGTCGATCGTCTTCACCACTCTCATCGCCTTCGTGCTCATCATTGCGGTGACCACTCTGCTGCCGGATACGGTGACCGCGTCCTTGGGCGGCACGACCTCCCTGCTGCTGCTCGCCGTGTTCGCGGTCGTCAACGTCGCGGTGCTGGTCCTGCGGAAGAAGCCCGTCGAGCACGAGCACTTCAAGGCCCCGACCTATCTGCCCTGGATCGGCCTGTTCACCTGCGCCTTCCTCGTCGGGCCCTGGGCTCGCCTCGACGAACTCATCCAGTATCAGATCGCGGTCGCGCTCATCGGCATCGGCGTCGTCCTCTGGGTGATCACCTGGTTCTGGAACCGTTCGGTCAAGGGTGCGAGCACCAAGTTCCGCAATCCCGAGGAGCTCTCGTGA
- a CDS encoding universal stress protein — MTIVVGYVNNPAGHAALDRGIVEAKKDDLSLVVVNASRSADRSDAYRLGEGEIKSVEDYLSRSGVQSQVLMRGSEYDPAEQILDAAAEVGAELIVLGTRKRTPVGKFLLGSTIQRVILEAVCPVLCVKSSH; from the coding sequence ATGACCATCGTCGTCGGCTACGTCAACAACCCAGCAGGCCATGCGGCGCTCGACCGGGGAATCGTCGAGGCGAAGAAGGACGATCTGAGCCTCGTCGTCGTCAATGCCTCCCGATCGGCCGATCGCAGCGACGCCTACCGCCTCGGCGAAGGAGAGATCAAGTCTGTTGAGGACTATCTGTCGAGGTCAGGTGTGCAGTCGCAGGTGCTGATGCGGGGCAGTGAGTACGATCCCGCAGAGCAGATCCTCGATGCCGCCGCCGAGGTGGGGGCTGAGCTGATCGTGCTCGGCACCAGGAAGCGGACCCCGGTCGGGAAGTTCCTCCTCGGATCGACGATCCAACGGGTGATCCTCGAGGCCGTATGCCCGGTCCTCTGTGTGAAGTCCAGCCACTGA